The proteins below come from a single Chryseobacterium sp. MA9 genomic window:
- a CDS encoding outer membrane beta-barrel family protein: MYKILFFLCFPVLILAQKQKIGGTVVNTENEKLSSVKVEVYNAQNELIKELKTDENGKFVLENIAEQDVKLVVKNQAYSLFEEKLDLKEPKPLNIVLKKESQEIEGVVMTKRKPLVKRKVDRLEFNVENSNISSLNAWEILKNTPSVTINNDVLGVKGSTGILVTINDKKVMLTGDELKNLLENTQGDDVKSVEVITNPPAKYEASGSAVLNIVLKKNKIEGYRGILSSKYVQTQYAKGVFGLSQYYKKDKLSIMGSYYKGLGTYYREGTDYVNYPESQTRWVSTMNRKDKNNNQNTLNFNVEYELDSLTNASLNYSGYFSPKSFGTYNVPTLIYNNQDIVESNYTTINDHRSRSINNSVSFQIDRKFNKKSSLSWISYFTGNNADKYQNVITNLNFAGQLPKEDNFLTKNKADVQLYSTQFDYQWKDDKLELESGAKYSFVKTNSKLDFSDNENGVLQYRPEKSSIFDYKERNFALYSSLAYNIGKWNFKGGLRAEMTDLEGVVSEPYELNKSNYWKFFPTFYVQYTTENKQEFGFSYGKRISRPSYSWLNPAKSYYNLFSYYQGDPKLKATITHNLNLTYSWKDWNLDLYYRKEIYPSMEISYQEPSTNSLIYYFTNIEKGEAFGLSLYKNFQVKPWWNIIMSENLEHNENYFKGTDGMLYKNKVWNWVSNISTSFTLDKNNDWKMEMGHRYYSPGIQGTFKISAVWSAYFVMNRKFFNKKLEASLIFTDIFRTTGQKVSTKYANQDNYFLDYTDAQGISFSLKFNFGNQSVKNAKTIKKTAEQDRL; encoded by the coding sequence ATGTATAAAATTCTTTTTTTTCTGTGTTTTCCAGTTTTGATTCTTGCCCAGAAACAAAAAATAGGAGGAACAGTTGTGAACACCGAAAACGAAAAGCTTTCATCTGTAAAGGTGGAAGTGTACAATGCTCAAAATGAATTAATCAAAGAATTAAAAACGGATGAGAATGGGAAGTTTGTACTGGAGAACATAGCAGAGCAGGATGTAAAACTGGTTGTTAAAAATCAGGCATATTCTTTATTTGAGGAAAAACTGGATTTGAAAGAACCTAAGCCTCTGAATATCGTTCTTAAAAAGGAATCCCAGGAAATAGAAGGAGTGGTAATGACGAAACGAAAACCTTTGGTGAAAAGAAAGGTTGACCGCCTGGAATTTAATGTGGAAAACAGTAATATTTCATCACTCAATGCCTGGGAAATTTTAAAAAATACACCGAGTGTCACAATAAATAATGATGTACTCGGTGTAAAGGGAAGTACCGGGATTTTAGTGACCATTAATGATAAAAAGGTAATGCTGACGGGAGATGAGCTTAAAAACCTTCTGGAGAACACACAGGGAGATGATGTAAAATCAGTAGAAGTGATTACCAATCCGCCCGCAAAATATGAAGCCTCTGGAAGCGCAGTCCTGAATATCGTTCTGAAAAAGAATAAAATTGAAGGCTACCGCGGAATTCTCTCATCCAAATATGTGCAGACACAATATGCGAAAGGTGTTTTTGGTCTTTCTCAATATTATAAAAAAGATAAACTTTCCATTATGGGAAGCTATTATAAAGGGCTGGGAACGTACTACCGGGAAGGAACAGATTATGTGAACTATCCGGAAAGCCAAACCCGATGGGTAAGTACAATGAACAGGAAGGATAAAAACAATAACCAGAATACCCTGAATTTTAATGTGGAATATGAATTGGACAGTTTGACCAATGCAAGCCTCAACTACTCAGGGTATTTTTCTCCAAAATCCTTCGGGACTTACAATGTTCCTACACTGATCTATAATAATCAGGATATTGTAGAATCTAATTATACCACGATCAACGATCACCGCTCACGCTCCATTAATAATTCTGTAAGTTTTCAGATAGATCGGAAATTCAATAAGAAAAGCAGTCTCTCATGGATCAGTTATTTTACCGGAAACAACGCCGATAAATACCAGAATGTAATCACCAATCTGAACTTTGCAGGCCAGCTTCCAAAAGAAGATAACTTCCTTACAAAAAACAAAGCGGATGTTCAGCTATATTCCACGCAATTCGATTATCAATGGAAAGATGATAAGCTGGAGCTTGAATCCGGAGCAAAATATAGTTTTGTAAAAACAAACAGTAAACTTGATTTCTCTGATAATGAAAATGGAGTACTGCAATACCGACCAGAAAAGAGTAGTATCTTTGATTATAAAGAACGCAATTTTGCACTGTATTCTTCATTAGCCTATAACATTGGAAAATGGAATTTTAAAGGAGGGCTTCGGGCGGAAATGACAGATCTTGAAGGAGTAGTTTCTGAACCTTATGAATTGAATAAAAGCAATTACTGGAAATTTTTCCCCACTTTTTATGTACAATATACCACAGAAAATAAGCAGGAATTTGGTTTTTCTTATGGGAAAAGAATCAGCAGACCTTCCTATTCATGGTTGAATCCTGCGAAATCTTATTATAATCTGTTTTCATATTATCAGGGAGATCCGAAGTTAAAAGCAACAATCACCCATAATCTCAATCTTACCTATTCCTGGAAAGACTGGAATCTGGATCTGTATTACCGGAAAGAAATATATCCGTCTATGGAAATCTCCTATCAGGAACCGAGCACCAATAGTCTCATTTATTATTTTACCAATATTGAAAAAGGAGAAGCTTTCGGACTTAGTCTGTACAAAAACTTTCAGGTCAAACCATGGTGGAATATCATCATGTCTGAAAACCTTGAACACAACGAAAATTATTTCAAGGGAACTGACGGAATGCTGTATAAAAATAAAGTCTGGAACTGGGTCTCCAATATCTCAACAAGCTTTACTCTGGATAAAAACAATGATTGGAAAATGGAAATGGGACATCGCTACTATTCTCCGGGAATACAAGGGACTTTTAAGATTTCTGCTGTCTGGTCTGCATATTTTGTAATGAACAGAAAGTTCTTTAATAAAAAACTGGAAGCAAGTCTTATATTCACTGATATTTTCAGAACAACAGGTCAGAAAGTAAGTACAAAATATGCGAATCAGGATAATTATTTTCTCGATTATACGGATGCGCAAGGCATTTCCTTTTCATTGAAATTCAACTTTGGAAATCAGTCTGTAAAAAATGCCAAAACAATTAAGAAGACTGCAGAACAAGACAGATTGTAA
- a CDS encoding M1 family metallopeptidase gives MKKIFSGMLIAVSLLQLSAQELYMPRNIKKAYENGTRDISGAPGKNYWQNKGTYNVDVKVDANTKMVSGKETIVYTNNSPDSLNELAIRFVNNLHKPQSPRSGFVSKDFLSSGLKIKSFTVNSVKYEINSDDWSTVEKVKLKTALKSKSKAEVKIEWEYPLSVQSGREGQIDPETFYVAYSFPRISVYDDYNGWDMLPHSDRQEFYNDFNDYSFAITAPKNFVVWATGDFLNPEAVLQPEYLKRYKASLKSDKLMHIATEQEMMSGKVTKQNKWNIWKFKASHITDFCFAMSNHYVWDAASVQLKSKRASIQAGYKNGAKDFEHYVDWMRYNLDWFSKNWPGVEYPYNVMTAIQGYADMEYPMMINDTSIPDDLKDARLTADHEIAHTYFPFYMGINETRYAFMDEGWATTLEYLIGIDENGEDAAKEFYKNFRVKRWINDPSAEQDQPVITMSTQVSGSGYGNNSYVKASLSYLALKDYLGDELFKKSLHHYMDNWNGKHPVPWDYFNSMNTGSGKNLNWFFQNWFYTNNYIDLKVTGASQINDMLTVNIANVGGFAIPFDALLSYEDGTTEKLHFSPSVWEKDQKLTDLVIPIKKKVKSVKLDGDLFMDYTPENNQKNL, from the coding sequence ATGAAGAAAATTTTTTCCGGGATGCTGATAGCAGTTTCTTTACTGCAATTGTCAGCTCAGGAATTGTATATGCCGAGGAATATAAAAAAAGCATATGAAAATGGGACCCGTGATATCTCCGGAGCGCCAGGTAAAAACTATTGGCAGAATAAAGGAACATATAATGTGGATGTGAAGGTGGATGCCAATACAAAAATGGTTTCCGGAAAAGAAACAATTGTCTATACGAACAACAGCCCGGATAGTCTGAATGAACTGGCTATACGTTTTGTGAATAACCTTCATAAACCACAGTCGCCAAGATCAGGATTTGTGTCTAAAGATTTCCTTTCATCCGGACTGAAAATTAAGTCTTTTACTGTAAACAGTGTAAAATATGAGATCAACAGTGACGATTGGAGTACCGTTGAAAAAGTAAAATTAAAAACAGCTTTAAAGTCTAAATCAAAAGCTGAAGTAAAAATTGAATGGGAATATCCGCTTTCAGTACAAAGTGGGAGAGAAGGGCAGATAGATCCTGAAACATTCTATGTAGCCTATTCTTTTCCAAGAATTTCTGTATATGATGATTACAACGGGTGGGATATGCTTCCACACTCAGACAGACAGGAGTTTTATAACGACTTCAATGATTATAGTTTTGCCATCACCGCACCAAAGAATTTTGTAGTTTGGGCAACAGGAGATTTCCTGAACCCGGAAGCAGTGCTTCAGCCGGAATATTTAAAAAGATATAAAGCTTCCTTGAAAAGTGATAAGCTGATGCATATTGCTACAGAGCAGGAAATGATGTCTGGAAAAGTAACAAAGCAGAATAAGTGGAATATCTGGAAGTTTAAAGCCAGCCACATCACAGATTTTTGTTTTGCAATGAGTAACCATTATGTGTGGGATGCGGCAAGTGTTCAGTTAAAATCAAAAAGAGCAAGCATTCAGGCAGGATATAAAAATGGTGCGAAAGATTTTGAGCACTATGTAGACTGGATGCGTTATAACCTTGATTGGTTCTCGAAAAACTGGCCTGGAGTAGAATATCCTTACAACGTAATGACGGCTATCCAGGGTTATGCAGATATGGAATATCCTATGATGATTAATGATACCAGTATTCCTGATGATCTTAAAGATGCAAGGCTTACAGCAGACCATGAAATTGCCCATACCTATTTCCCTTTTTATATGGGAATCAATGAAACAAGGTATGCATTTATGGATGAAGGCTGGGCTACCACCCTAGAATATCTTATAGGAATTGATGAAAACGGAGAAGATGCAGCCAAAGAATTTTATAAAAACTTCCGTGTTAAAAGATGGATCAATGATCCTTCAGCAGAACAGGATCAGCCGGTGATTACGATGAGTACACAGGTGAGCGGTTCAGGATATGGAAACAATTCTTATGTGAAAGCCTCTTTGTCTTACCTGGCCTTGAAAGATTATTTAGGAGACGAACTGTTCAAAAAATCATTACATCATTATATGGATAACTGGAACGGAAAGCATCCGGTTCCATGGGATTATTTTAACTCTATGAATACCGGGTCTGGGAAAAATCTGAACTGGTTCTTCCAAAATTGGTTTTATACCAATAATTATATTGATTTAAAAGTAACAGGTGCATCGCAGATTAATGATATGCTTACTGTAAACATAGCAAATGTAGGCGGATTTGCAATTCCGTTTGATGCTCTATTATCTTATGAAGATGGTACTACAGAAAAACTGCATTTCTCTCCTTCTGTTTGGGAAAAAGATCAGAAACTTACCGATCTTGTGATTCCTATTAAGAAGAAAGTAAAATCTGTAAAGCTGGATGGAGATCTGTTTATGGATTATACCCCGGAAAATAACCAGAAAAACTTATAA
- a CDS encoding phosphatase PAP2 family protein, with translation MKKFALASGILLHLYCIKAQDTIKIKTQDTIQVRNLKEDLTLINSGYAIQEKTPFFKKEWVKKSVAPAILFTAAAATWGEKENIREVRNRYLPNFKVKFDDYLQYAPAATVYGLKLAGVKGRNNIGRATLSYGTSLAIMAILVNSIKYTTKVERPDGSKNNSFPSGHAAMAFTNASFLHKEYGMVNPAYSIAGYGSAAITGLGRNLNNRHWVPDILAGAGIGIISTELGYFFIDKIYKNKGDNLSILSRIQGNDYPSFLALKMGTALGTTNFLRESELDDKKQIGFEGGLEGAYFFSKKWGVGADIAFSSFPIKSQRITFDDEQDFGDHEIKTQSMGFLAAGIGPYFSHEFSDKWQLTLKLTGGYAATASGKVFVKGNDIDAPNHELQIARYKPKPAFRWNTGAAMTYKFNPGLGLTFYTDYNQINSTIRYYFSDEIKESAELDQELNNLIAKEKINYITLGLRLTAYF, from the coding sequence ATGAAAAAATTCGCATTAGCATCAGGAATACTATTGCATTTATATTGTATTAAAGCTCAGGATACAATCAAAATTAAAACACAGGATACTATCCAGGTCAGGAATCTCAAGGAAGATCTCACATTAATAAATTCCGGTTATGCTATTCAGGAGAAGACTCCTTTTTTCAAAAAAGAATGGGTGAAAAAATCAGTGGCTCCGGCCATTCTTTTTACTGCCGCTGCTGCAACATGGGGAGAGAAAGAGAATATCCGCGAGGTAAGAAACCGATACCTTCCCAATTTCAAAGTCAAATTTGATGATTATCTTCAGTATGCTCCGGCAGCAACTGTTTACGGATTAAAACTGGCAGGTGTAAAGGGCCGGAATAATATTGGAAGAGCAACCTTATCTTATGGTACAAGTTTAGCCATCATGGCTATTTTAGTGAATTCTATTAAATATACGACAAAAGTTGAACGTCCAGATGGATCCAAAAATAATTCATTTCCATCAGGACATGCTGCAATGGCTTTTACCAATGCAAGTTTTCTACATAAAGAATATGGTATGGTAAACCCAGCCTACAGTATTGCAGGGTATGGTTCTGCCGCCATTACCGGACTTGGCCGAAATTTAAATAACAGACACTGGGTTCCGGATATTCTTGCCGGGGCTGGTATCGGAATTATATCAACCGAACTGGGGTATTTTTTTATTGATAAAATTTATAAAAATAAGGGAGATAATCTAAGCATCTTATCCAGAATACAAGGAAACGATTATCCTTCTTTTCTCGCCCTGAAGATGGGTACTGCACTAGGTACAACCAATTTCCTGAGAGAATCTGAATTGGATGATAAAAAACAGATAGGTTTTGAAGGCGGATTGGAGGGAGCTTATTTTTTTTCAAAAAAATGGGGTGTAGGTGCTGATATAGCCTTCAGCAGCTTCCCTATTAAATCCCAAAGAATAACCTTTGATGACGAGCAGGATTTTGGAGACCATGAAATTAAAACACAATCCATGGGTTTCCTGGCTGCAGGCATTGGGCCTTATTTTTCCCATGAATTCTCAGATAAATGGCAACTTACTTTAAAGCTTACCGGAGGATATGCTGCTACTGCCAGTGGAAAAGTATTTGTAAAAGGAAATGATATTGACGCTCCTAATCACGAGCTTCAGATAGCCCGGTATAAGCCCAAACCTGCTTTCCGCTGGAACACAGGAGCTGCTATGACCTACAAGTTCAATCCGGGATTGGGACTTACTTTCTATACAGATTACAATCAGATCAACTCTACGATCCGTTATTACTTCAGTGATGAGATTAAGGAAAGTGCGGAGCTGGATCAGGAACTTAACAACTTGATTGCTAAAGAAAAAATCAATTATATTACGTTAGGTTTAAGATTAACCGCCTATTTTTAA